A region from the Lolium perenne isolate Kyuss_39 chromosome 4, Kyuss_2.0, whole genome shotgun sequence genome encodes:
- the LOC127293716 gene encoding homeobox-leucine zipper protein HOX32, producing MAGAMVVHGGGRDRDRDRSSPGGGPQVDTGKYVRYTPEQVDALERVYSECPKPSSLRRQQLIRECPILSNIEPKQIKVWFQNRRCREKQRKEASRLQTVNRKLSAMNKLLMEENDRLQKQVSRLVYENGYMRTHLNNPSVATTDTSCESVVTSGQHHQQQNPAVPRPQRDANNPAGLLAIAEETLAEFLSKATGTAVDWVQMVGMKPGPDSIGIIAVSHNCSGVAARACGLVSLEPTKVAEILKDRPSWYRDCRCVDVLQIIPTGNGGTIELIYMQTYAPTTLAAPRDFWILRYTSGLEDGSLVICERSLTQATGGPTGPNTPNFVRAEVLPSGYLIRPCEGGGSMIHIVDHVDLDAWSVPEVLRPLYESPKILAQKMTIAALRHIRQIAHESSGEMPYGGGRQPAVLRTFSQRLSRGFNDAVNGFLDDGWSLMSSDGAEDVTIAINSSPNKLVGSHVSSSQLFSAIGGGVLCAKASMLLQNVPPALLVRFLREHRSEWADPGVDAYSAAALRASPYAVPGLRASGFMGNQVILPLAHTLEHEEFLEVIRLEGHSLCHDEVVLSRDMYLLQLCSGVDENAAGACAQLVFAPIDESFADDAPLLPSGFRIIPLDAKTDAPSGTRTLDLASTLEVGSGGTRASSDASSTGSTRSVLTIAFQFSYENHLRESVAAMARQYVRTVVASVQRVAMAIAPSRVGGQIEMKNPPGSPEAHTLARWIGRSYRFHTGAELLCPESQSPDASLKALWQHSDSIMCCSLKAAPVFTFANQAGLDMLETTLIALQDISLEKILDDDGRKALCSEFPKIMQQGFAYLPGGVCVSSMGRPVSYEQAVAWKVLGDDDTPHCLAFMFVNWSFV from the exons GTGCCGCGAGAAGCAACGGAAGGAGGCATCTCGCCTGCAGACTGTGAACCGGAAGCTGTCTGCCATGAACAAGTTGTTGATGGAGGAGAACGACAGGCTGCAGAAGCAGGTGTCCCGTCTCGTCTACGAGAACGGGTACATGCGGACGCACCTCAATAAT CCTTCTGTAGCGACTACAGACACGAGCTGCGAATCTGTTGTTACGAGTGGTCAGCACCACCAACAGCAGAATCCAGCAGTTCCGCGTCCGCAAAGGGACGCGAACAACCCAGCAGG TCTACTCGCTATCGCTGAGGAGACCCTGGCAGAGTTCCTGTCCAAGGCGACGGGGACTGCTGTCGATTGGGTGCAAATGGTTGGGATGAAG CCTGGTCCGGATTCCATTGGAATCATTGCTGTTTCGCACAATTGTAGTGGCGTAGCAGCCCGAGCTTGCGGTCTTGTGAGCCTTGAGCCCACAAAG GTTGCTGAGATCCTCAAGGATCGCCCCTCTTGGTATCGTGACTGCCGGTGCGTGGATGTCCTCCAAATTATCCCTACGGGTAATGGTGGAACAATCGAGCTTATCTACATGCAG ACTTATGCACCAACAACTTTGGCCGCGCCACGTGACTTTTGGATACTCCGCTACACTAGTGGTCTTGAAGATGGCAGTCTTGTG ATCTGCGAGAGGTCGTTGACTCAAGCCACTGGCGGTCCAACAGGACCTAACACTCCAAATTTTGTCCGAGCCGAGGTGCTACCTAGTGGCTACTTAATCCGCCCTTGCGAGGGGGGTGGCTCCATGATCCACATTGTGGATCATGTTGACTTGGAT GCTTGGAGTGTGCCTGAGGTCCTTAGACCACTTTACGAATCTCCAAAGATTCTTGCGCAGAAGATGACAATCGCT GCACTGCGTCACATTAGGCAAATTGCGCATGAATCTAGTGGAGAAATGCCCTATGGAGGGGGGCGCCAGCCAGCAGTTCTAAGAACATTTAGTCAGAGATTGAGCAGAGGCTTCAATGACGCTGTTAATGGATTTCTGGATGATGGCTGGTCACTGATGAGCAGTGATGGTGCTGAGGATGTTACAATTGCTATCAACTCATCTCCAAACAAACTTGTCGGATCTCATGTCAGCTCCTCCCAGCTGTTTTCTGCAATTGGAGGTGGTGTCTTATGTGCAAAGGCTTCAATGTTGCTGCAG AATGTACCCCCTGCTTTACTAGTGCGGTTTCTGAGGGAGCACCGATCTGAATGGGCTGATCCTGGTGTTGATGCTTATTCTGCTGCTGCTTTACGAGCTAGTCCTTATGCAGTTCCTGGTTTAAGAGCAAGTGGGTTTATGGGCAATCAGGTTATACTGCCACTTGCACACACGTTAGAGCATGAAGAG TTCTTGGAGGTTATTAGGCTCGAGGGACACAGTCTCTGTCATGATGAAGTTGTCCTATCAAGAGATATGTATCTTCTGCAG TTATGCAGCGGCGTTGATGAAAATGCTGCTGGTGCATGCGCGCAGCTTGTCTTTGCACCCATTGATGAATCTTTCGCTGATGATGCTCCACTGCTACCATCAGGCTTCCGTATCATACCGCTAGATGCCAAGACG GACGCACCATCTGGAACACGTACACTTGACCTTGCATCTACTCTTGAGGTTGGATCTGGTGGGACTCGTGCTTCGAGCGACGCGTCCAGCACTGGCAGCACGAGATCAGTCCTTACCATTGCTTTCCAGTTTTCCTATGAAAACCACCTACGAGAAAGTGTCGCAGCAATGGCCAGGCAGTATGTGAGAACCGTGGTGGCATCGGTGCAGAGGGTGGCCATGGCAATAGCCCCTTCCCGTGTCGGTGGACAGATTGAAATGAAGAACCCTCCAGGATCTCCCGAGGCCCATACGCTTGCAAGGTGGATTGGCAGGAGCTACAG GTTCCACACCGGAGCGGAACTCCTCTGCCCCGAGTCACAAAGCCCAGACGCTTCCTTGAAAGCGTTGTGGCAGCACTCAGACTCAATCATGTGCTGTTCCCTGAAG GCTGCTCCTGTGTTCACCTTCGCCAACCAAGCCGGCCTCGACATGCTGGAGACGACCCTGATTGCTCTCCAGGACATTTCGCTTGAGAAGATCCTGGACGATGATGGCCGCAAGGCGCTGTGCTCCGAGTTCCCCAAGATCATGCAGCAG GGTTTTGCTTACCTCCCAGGCGGCGTGTGCGTGTCGAGCATGGGGCGGCCCGTGTCGTACGAGCAGGCGGTGGCGTGGAAGGTCCTGGGCGACGACGACACCCCGCACTGCCTCGCCTTCATGTTCGTCAACTGGTCCTTCGTGTAG